From the Desulfovibrio sp. UIB00 genome, one window contains:
- a CDS encoding histidinol-phosphatase, with amino-acid sequence MICADMHNHTVASHGLATVGEMFAAAQARNLVWYGFSEHSPLPPGYSCPLYKGDLAVTFPAYADEVLALREQTSSPRSGPHVQPRVLLGMELDWLPVNTPWMCDMVSRYTFDYIIGGLHFVDDVPVGSPRSWGPEVEPQERFARYNAYYDAMRGLAASGMVDVVAHPDFIKVCCFDDFQAWLAQPGSTDRIAAVLEAMRVTDTAMEVSSAGLRKPFHEPYPGPVIMRLAADLGLRISFGSDAHSMEDTGSHFTELAAYAASFGFTRSRICVARERRELTF; translated from the coding sequence ATGATCTGCGCCGACATGCATAATCATACCGTTGCTTCGCACGGCCTAGCCACAGTGGGCGAAATGTTTGCTGCCGCACAGGCGCGCAATTTGGTCTGGTACGGTTTTTCAGAGCATTCCCCCCTGCCGCCCGGTTATTCCTGCCCCTTGTACAAGGGCGACCTCGCCGTGACCTTCCCTGCCTATGCCGACGAAGTGCTGGCCTTGAGAGAGCAGACATCCAGCCCCAGATCCGGCCCGCATGTCCAACCACGTGTGCTGTTGGGCATGGAGCTTGACTGGCTGCCGGTCAACACTCCCTGGATGTGCGATATGGTCAGCCGCTATACCTTTGACTACATCATCGGCGGGCTGCATTTTGTGGACGACGTGCCTGTAGGCTCTCCCCGCAGTTGGGGGCCGGAAGTGGAGCCCCAAGAGCGCTTTGCGCGCTACAATGCCTATTATGATGCCATGAGGGGGCTGGCTGCCAGCGGCATGGTGGATGTGGTGGCCCACCCGGATTTCATCAAGGTGTGCTGCTTTGATGATTTTCAGGCATGGCTGGCCCAGCCCGGCAGCACAGACCGCATAGCCGCCGTACTTGAAGCCATGCGCGTCACAGATACAGCCATGGAAGTTTCTTCGGCTGGCTTGCGCAAACCCTTCCACGAACCCTACCCCGGCCCGGTCATCATGCGCTTGGCGGCGGATCTGGGCCTGCGCATCAGCTTTGGTTCTGACGCGCACAGTATGGAAGATACTGGCTCGCATTTTACGGAACTGGCGGCCTATGCCGCATCCTTTGGATTTACGCGCAGCCGTATCTGCGTGGCCCGCGAGCGCAGGGAACTGACGTTCTAG
- the hisI gene encoding phosphoribosyl-AMP cyclohydrolase, which translates to MSATPDGSAALEGNPGFQPDFSKGLLPAIAQDCDSGEVLMLAYMNEDAWRKTLETGEAHYWSRSRKELWHKGGTSGNVQKVRSLRLDCDNDTILLLIEQIGGAACHTGRRSCFYRELKQGSVRECSPQVFDPKKVYGR; encoded by the coding sequence ATGTCCGCAACCCCTGACGGCAGCGCGGCTCTGGAAGGCAACCCCGGCTTTCAGCCCGATTTCAGCAAGGGGCTTTTGCCCGCCATCGCCCAGGATTGCGACAGCGGCGAAGTGCTCATGCTGGCCTATATGAACGAAGACGCATGGCGCAAAACCCTTGAAACCGGCGAGGCCCATTACTGGAGCCGCAGCCGCAAGGAGCTTTGGCACAAGGGCGGCACATCGGGCAATGTACAAAAAGTGCGTTCCCTGCGGCTTGATTGTGACAATGACACCATACTGCTGCTTATTGAGCAGATCGGCGGGGCCGCCTGCCATACAGGACGGCGCTCCTGCTTTTACAGGGAATTGAAGCAAGGTTCGGTGCGGGAATGCTCCCCGCAGGTTTTTGACCCCAAAAAAGTCTACGGTCGATAG
- a CDS encoding nitroreductase family protein codes for MIRTIRHSLSLLLSLAALALIPAAPAAVNAADSTARMELPAPNKTGGMPLMLALAQRRSIKTGFSGAALSSQQLSDLLWATWGVNREGGRRTAPTAMNRQDVRLYVALENGVWLYEPEHVLVKVLDGDWRAQMGGGSLTLLYAVPQGNEWGGAHVGSLYQNAGLFCASAGLGNFVHVSGLHALDGKISLPEGWKIFIIQTVGLLK; via the coding sequence ATGATCCGTACCATCAGACACTCACTTTCCCTATTGCTGTCATTGGCGGCTCTTGCGCTTATCCCCGCCGCTCCCGCAGCTGTGAACGCTGCGGACAGCACCGCCCGCATGGAGCTGCCCGCACCCAATAAAACCGGCGGCATGCCCCTGATGCTGGCTCTGGCCCAGCGTCGTTCCATCAAAACGGGCTTCAGCGGAGCAGCGCTTTCATCCCAACAGTTGAGCGATCTGCTGTGGGCGACTTGGGGCGTCAACCGCGAAGGCGGACGCAGAACAGCGCCCACGGCCATGAATCGGCAGGATGTGCGTTTGTACGTAGCCCTTGAAAACGGCGTGTGGCTCTATGAGCCTGAGCACGTACTCGTCAAGGTGCTGGATGGCGACTGGCGCGCCCAGATGGGCGGCGGCTCGCTCACCCTGCTCTACGCCGTACCACAGGGCAACGAATGGGGTGGGGCGCATGTGGGCTCCCTATATCAGAATGCCGGGCTGTTCTGTGCCTCCGCAGGGCTGGGCAACTTCGTACATGTTTCAGGCCTGCACGCGCTGGACGGCAAAATTTCCCTGCCTGAAGGCTGGAAAATCTTTATCATCCAGACGGTGGGCCTGCTGAAATAA
- a CDS encoding bifunctional riboflavin kinase/FAD synthetase: protein MKIVHSVDALGALGGSAVTIGNFDGVHLGHQALIRRTLEVAAQECLTPVVMTFWPHPRQVLFPERGHMPLTTREDRFALLEALGVPFVLELPFTRELASLDAGTFVQTILEPMHLRRLVVGYDFTLGRNRGGQVTVLRELGALTGFTVEQLEPVLVEGTVVSSTSLRGLIGQGDVARAARLLGRFHGFSGEVVHGDGRGAGLGFPTANQRKPEVVLPVEGVYATRATLEGHAWPAVTCVGRKPTFGDNELGVETFLLEDGKNLYGQMMRLEFVGRVRGEERFASVDALKQRIAQDVKDARSLLAQAAF from the coding sequence ATGAAAATCGTTCATTCAGTTGACGCGCTGGGCGCCCTCGGGGGTTCAGCCGTCACCATCGGTAATTTTGACGGCGTCCATCTTGGGCATCAGGCTCTTATCCGCCGCACCCTTGAGGTTGCTGCGCAGGAATGCCTGACCCCTGTGGTCATGACCTTCTGGCCTCATCCCCGCCAGGTGCTCTTTCCCGAGCGCGGGCACATGCCCCTCACCACGCGTGAAGACAGGTTCGCCCTGCTTGAAGCATTGGGTGTTCCCTTTGTGCTCGAGCTGCCCTTTACGCGAGAGCTGGCCTCGCTGGATGCCGGAACATTTGTGCAGACCATTCTTGAACCCATGCATCTGCGCCGCCTTGTGGTGGGCTACGATTTTACGCTGGGCCGCAACCGTGGGGGGCAGGTCACCGTGCTGCGCGAGCTTGGCGCACTGACTGGCTTTACCGTGGAGCAGCTTGAACCCGTGCTGGTAGAAGGTACGGTTGTCAGCTCTACATCACTGCGCGGGCTTATCGGCCAGGGTGATGTGGCGAGGGCCGCGCGCCTGCTTGGGCGTTTTCACGGTTTCAGCGGCGAAGTGGTGCACGGCGATGGACGCGGGGCTGGGCTGGGCTTTCCCACCGCCAACCAGCGCAAGCCCGAAGTGGTGCTTCCTGTGGAAGGCGTGTACGCCACCCGCGCCACTCTGGAGGGCCACGCATGGCCCGCAGTGACCTGTGTGGGCCGCAAACCCACCTTTGGCGACAACGAGCTTGGTGTTGAAACTTTTTTGCTGGAAGACGGCAAAAACCTTTATGGCCAGATGATGCGCCTGGAGTTTGTGGGCCGTGTGCGTGGTGAAGAACGCTTTGCCTCGGTGGACGCCCTCAAGCAGCGCATTGCCCAGGACGTGAAGGACGCCCGTTCCCTGCTTGCACAGGCTGCTTTTTAG
- a CDS encoding DEAD/DEAH box helicase, producing MADYDSTVNDCADSASDAALHGISVSEPDDALPRVTLDELPETVSAACRRAGWQSLMPVQSLALPYLLAGRDIMVQSRTGSGKTGCYLLPMLPHISADLKAPQALVLAPTRELAVQVEREAAVIFAETGIRTAAVYGGVGYKKQMDALRDGAQVIVGTPGRVLDHLLRRTMELRDLRVLVFDEADRMLSIGFYPDMKEIQSYLPQKRIHTCLFSATYPPHVLKLAREFMAEPAMLSLSQKEVHVAEVQHLFCEVKPMDKDRALVRLLETENPASAIIFCNTKSNVHYVTGVLQGFGYSADELSADLSQSRREAVLEKIREGKLQYLVATDVAARGIDIAQLSHVFLYEPPEDHESYIHRAGRTGRAGAAGTVISLVDVMQRMELDRIAKHYKIGILPLPLPSDEDVARVAGARLTAILEGRFRNLTGLERMRVGRYAQLARDLATQSDEEDNVLLLAMLLDACHQESLRETRFPDGRPRAAEGQQRQSRQAKPGRSRGGRAKPSGGRSAEAVEASPAVSEGQSRGSAPDSGSDSGAGEGKSSHSGKRRRRSSRRRDGNATEGTAGQSADGQGQGSPREGGD from the coding sequence ATGGCCGATTACGATTCCACTGTGAATGATTGTGCGGATTCCGCTTCTGACGCCGCGTTGCACGGCATTTCCGTCAGCGAACCCGATGATGCCCTGCCCAGGGTGACTCTTGACGAATTGCCCGAAACCGTGAGCGCGGCCTGCCGCCGGGCCGGCTGGCAAAGCCTTATGCCTGTGCAGTCGCTGGCCTTGCCCTATCTGCTGGCCGGGCGCGACATCATGGTGCAGTCCCGCACCGGCAGCGGCAAGACGGGCTGCTACCTCTTGCCCATGCTTCCCCATATTTCTGCCGACCTCAAGGCCCCGCAGGCCCTGGTGCTGGCCCCCACGCGCGAGCTCGCCGTTCAGGTTGAGCGCGAGGCCGCTGTAATTTTTGCAGAAACAGGCATCCGTACTGCCGCTGTTTATGGCGGCGTGGGCTATAAAAAGCAGATGGATGCCCTGCGCGACGGCGCGCAGGTTATTGTGGGCACGCCAGGTCGTGTGCTTGACCATTTGCTGCGCCGCACCATGGAACTGCGCGACCTGCGCGTTCTGGTTTTTGACGAGGCCGACCGCATGCTTTCCATCGGGTTTTATCCCGACATGAAGGAAATCCAGAGCTATCTGCCGCAAAAGCGCATCCATACCTGCCTGTTCTCCGCCACGTATCCGCCCCATGTGCTCAAGCTGGCGCGCGAATTCATGGCGGAACCGGCCATGCTTTCCCTCTCGCAAAAAGAAGTGCACGTGGCCGAAGTGCAGCACCTCTTTTGCGAGGTGAAGCCCATGGACAAAGACCGCGCACTCGTGCGTCTGCTGGAAACGGAAAACCCCGCCTCGGCCATTATTTTTTGCAATACCAAGTCCAACGTGCACTATGTGACGGGCGTTTTGCAGGGCTTTGGCTACAGCGCCGACGAGCTTTCCGCTGATCTCTCGCAGTCGCGCCGCGAGGCCGTGCTTGAAAAAATCCGCGAGGGCAAGCTGCAATATCTTGTGGCTACCGATGTCGCGGCGCGCGGCATTGACATTGCGCAGCTCTCACACGTTTTTCTCTATGAGCCGCCGGAAGATCACGAAAGCTACATCCATCGCGCAGGTCGCACAGGCCGCGCGGGTGCCGCCGGTACGGTCATTTCGCTGGTGGACGTGATGCAGCGCATGGAGCTTGACCGTATCGCCAAGCACTACAAGATCGGCATACTGCCCCTGCCCCTGCCTTCGGACGAAGACGTGGCCCGGGTAGCCGGGGCCAGACTGACCGCCATTCTTGAAGGGCGGTTCCGCAATCTGACCGGGCTTGAACGCATGCGCGTTGGGCGCTATGCCCAGCTTGCGCGCGATCTGGCTACGCAGAGCGATGAAGAAGACAACGTGCTGCTTCTGGCCATGCTGCTGGATGCCTGCCATCAGGAAAGCCTGCGCGAAACGCGTTTTCCCGATGGGCGGCCTCGAGCCGCCGAGGGTCAGCAGCGTCAGTCGCGTCAGGCAAAGCCGGGCCGTTCACGCGGTGGGCGGGCAAAGCCGTCCGGTGGCCGCAGCGCGGAAGCTGTGGAAGCCAGCCCCGCTGTCTCTGAAGGGCAGAGCAGGGGATCAGCCCCGGATTCCGGTTCTGATTCCGGCGCTGGCGAGGGTAAATCTTCGCATTCCGGCAAACGCCGTCGCCGTTCCTCGCGACGTCGTGACGGCAATGCAACCGAGGGTACTGCAGGGCAATCTGCCGACGGGCAGGGCCAGGGTTCGCCCCGCGAGGGCGGAGACTAG